One region of Gossypium raimondii isolate GPD5lz chromosome 6, ASM2569854v1, whole genome shotgun sequence genomic DNA includes:
- the LOC105774284 gene encoding uncharacterized protein LOC105774284, with product MEKGKGVLGAGRRWAVDFSDNSTAPSSRDIPDPPGFTRASVDQDDSAVSRQKKDAEANWKAQKAWEVAQAPFKNLLMMGFMMWMAGSTVHLFSIGITFSALWQPISALQGVGKVFEPYKDNKVELLGPKLLFIALNLGGLALGVWKLNTLGLLPTHASDWVSSLSPAQEVEYSGGGIPL from the exons ATGGAGAAGGGAAAAGGAGTACTGGGTGCCGGCCGAAGATGGGCCGTCGATTTCTCTGATAATTCCACCGCTCCTTCATCGCGTGACATCCCCGATCCCCCCGGCTTCACTCGTGCTTCCGTCGATCAG GACGATTCGGCTGTGAGTCGCCAAAAGAAGGATGCTGAAGCCAATTGGAAAGCTCAG AAAGCATGGGAAGTTGCACAAGCAcctttcaagaatttgctaatGATGGGCTTCATGATGTGGATGGCTGGAAGTACAGTGCATCTCTTCAGCATTGGTATCACTTTTTCAGCACTTTGGCAACCTATTAGTGCTCTTCAAGGGGTTGGGAAGG TTTTTGAGCCGTATAAAGACAATAAAGTAGAGCTTCTTGGACCTAAGTTGCTTTTCATTGCCCTTAATTTGGGTGGTTTAGCACTTGGTGTTTGGAAG CTTAATACATTGGGACTCCTTCCTACACATGCATCCGACTGGGTGTCATCCTTGTCCCCAGCTCAG GAGGTTGAATATTCAGGTGGGGGTATTCCTCTGTAA